The Stegostoma tigrinum isolate sSteTig4 chromosome 38, sSteTig4.hap1, whole genome shotgun sequence genome contains a region encoding:
- the LOC125446961 gene encoding peroxisomal membrane protein PMP34-like isoform X1 gives MLLPEAVANQEARTLGVSIVPAGAGCERRVPREGHFLLGQGMKGSPGLPAGPAFSYEGLVHAVAGAAGGATAMTLFYPLDTARLRLQVDEKVKSRSACAVLATIVKEEGLLAVYRSWFPVISSLCCSNFVYFYTFNALKDAWVKGQPSTNGKDLVMGFISGVVNVMVTTPLWVVNTRLKLQGAVLRSGDIERANYAGILDAISRIVREEGILALWSSTFPSLLLVFNPAIQFMFYEGLKRQLMRGRTELLSLEVFIIGAISKAIATTVTYPLQTVQSLLRFGQQKVDSEGRIVGSLRRVVYILRQRMRKQGLWGLYKGLEAKLLQTILTSALMFLVYEKIAGIIFRLMGVNPRVGN, from the exons ATGCTGCTCCCTGAGGCGGTGGCCAATCAGGAGGCGCGGACGCTGGGTGTATCCATTGTGCCAGCTGGAGCTGGGTGTGAGCGTCGCGTTCCCCGGGAAGGACACTTCCTCCTGGGCCAGGGGATGAAAGGGAGCCCGGGGCTGCCGGCGGGCCCGGCCTTTTCCTATGAGGGCCTGGTTCACGCTGTGGCCGGGGCAGCG GGGGGAGCCACGGCGATGACCTTATTCTACCCGTTGGACACTGCCCGCCTGAGGCTGCAAG TGGATGAGAAGGTGAAGTCCCGTTCTGCCTGTGCTGTCCTGGCAACGATTGTCAAAGAGGAGGGACT GTTGGCGGTCTATCGGAGCTGGTTTCCCGTTATCTCCAGCCTCTGCTGCTCAAACTTTGTCTACTTCTACACCTTCAATGCCCTGAAGGATGCCTGGGTCAAAGGTCAACCCTCCACCAATGGCAAGGACCTCGTGATGGGCTTTATCTCTG GAGTTGTGAATGTGATGGTCACCACTCCGCTCTGGGTTGTAAACACCAGGCTCAAACTGCAGGGGGCAGTGCTCCGGAGCGGCGACATCGAACGGGCTAACTACGCGGGGATTCTGG ATGCCATCAGCCGGATAGTGAGGGAGGAGGGCATCCTGGCCCTGTGGAGCAgcaccttcccctccctcctgCTCGTCTTCAACCCTGCCATCCAGTTCATGTTCTATGAGGGGCTGAAGCGTCAGCTGATGAGGGGGCGCACTGAG CTTCTCTCACTCGAGGTCTTCATTATTGGGGCTATTTCCAAGGCTATCGCCACAACAGTGACGTACCCCCTCCAGACGGTGCAATCCTTGCTGAGG TTTGGCCAACAGAAGGTGGATTCAGAGGGGAGGATTGTGGGAAGCCTCCGAAGAGTGGTCTACATCTTGAGGCAGAGAATGAG GAAACAGGGTCTGTGGGGGCTGTACAAGGGATTGGAGGCCAAGCTTCTCCAGACCATTCTCACCTCTGCCCTCATGTTCCTCGTCTATGAGAAGATTGCAGGGATCATATTCCGACTCATGGGTGTGAATCCTCGCGTGGGAAATTAG
- the LOC125446961 gene encoding peroxisomal membrane protein PMP34-like isoform X2 has product MLLPEAVANQEARTLGVSIVPAGAGCERRVPREGHFLLGQGMKGSPGLPAGPAFSYEGLVHAVAGAAGGATAMTLFYPLDTARLRLQVDEKVKSRSACAVLATIVKEEGLLAVYRSWFPVISSLCCSNFVYFYTFNALKDAWVKGQPSTNGKDLVMGFISDAISRIVREEGILALWSSTFPSLLLVFNPAIQFMFYEGLKRQLMRGRTELLSLEVFIIGAISKAIATTVTYPLQTVQSLLRFGQQKVDSEGRIVGSLRRVVYILRQRMRKQGLWGLYKGLEAKLLQTILTSALMFLVYEKIAGIIFRLMGVNPRVGN; this is encoded by the exons ATGCTGCTCCCTGAGGCGGTGGCCAATCAGGAGGCGCGGACGCTGGGTGTATCCATTGTGCCAGCTGGAGCTGGGTGTGAGCGTCGCGTTCCCCGGGAAGGACACTTCCTCCTGGGCCAGGGGATGAAAGGGAGCCCGGGGCTGCCGGCGGGCCCGGCCTTTTCCTATGAGGGCCTGGTTCACGCTGTGGCCGGGGCAGCG GGGGGAGCCACGGCGATGACCTTATTCTACCCGTTGGACACTGCCCGCCTGAGGCTGCAAG TGGATGAGAAGGTGAAGTCCCGTTCTGCCTGTGCTGTCCTGGCAACGATTGTCAAAGAGGAGGGACT GTTGGCGGTCTATCGGAGCTGGTTTCCCGTTATCTCCAGCCTCTGCTGCTCAAACTTTGTCTACTTCTACACCTTCAATGCCCTGAAGGATGCCTGGGTCAAAGGTCAACCCTCCACCAATGGCAAGGACCTCGTGATGGGCTTTATCTCTG ATGCCATCAGCCGGATAGTGAGGGAGGAGGGCATCCTGGCCCTGTGGAGCAgcaccttcccctccctcctgCTCGTCTTCAACCCTGCCATCCAGTTCATGTTCTATGAGGGGCTGAAGCGTCAGCTGATGAGGGGGCGCACTGAG CTTCTCTCACTCGAGGTCTTCATTATTGGGGCTATTTCCAAGGCTATCGCCACAACAGTGACGTACCCCCTCCAGACGGTGCAATCCTTGCTGAGG TTTGGCCAACAGAAGGTGGATTCAGAGGGGAGGATTGTGGGAAGCCTCCGAAGAGTGGTCTACATCTTGAGGCAGAGAATGAG GAAACAGGGTCTGTGGGGGCTGTACAAGGGATTGGAGGCCAAGCTTCTCCAGACCATTCTCACCTCTGCCCTCATGTTCCTCGTCTATGAGAAGATTGCAGGGATCATATTCCGACTCATGGGTGTGAATCCTCGCGTGGGAAATTAG
- the LOC132206380 gene encoding uncharacterized protein LOC132206380: MPRPQCRRCPGPPVSEMPRSPSVGDAQVPVSEMPRSPSVGDAQVPQCRRCPGPSVGDAQVPPCQRCPGPPVSAMPRSPSVGDAQVPVSEMPRSPRVGDAQVPPCRRCPGPPVSEMPRSPRVGDAQVPPCRRCPGPRVGDAQVPPCRRCPGPPVSAMPRSQCRRCPGPPVSAMPRSPRVGDAQVPPCRRCPGPRVGDAQVPPCRRCPGPPVSEMPRSRCRRCPGPSVGDAQVPVSEMPRSPSVGDAQAPVSAMPRSQCRRCPGPSVGDAQVPPCRLIILSLSLCKKPSQSQHPEP; the protein is encoded by the coding sequence ATGCCCAGGCCCCAGTGTCGGCGATGCCCAGGTCCCCCAGTGTCGGAGATGCCCAGGTCCCCCAGTGTCGGAGATGCCCAGGTCCCAGTGTCAGAGATGCCCAGGTCCCCCAGTGTCGGCGATGCCCAGGTCCCCCAGTGTCGGCGATGCCCAGGTCCCAGTGTCGGAGATGCCCAGGTCCCCCCGTGTCAGAGATGCCCAGGTCCCCCAGTGTCGGCGATGCCCAGGTCCCCCAGTGTCGGCGATGCCCAGGTCCCAGTGTCGGAGATGCCCAGGTCCCCCCGTGTCGGAGATGCCCAGGTCCCCCCGTGTCGGCGATGCCCAGGTCCCCCCGTGTCGGAGATGCCCAGGTCCCCCCGTGTCGGCGATGCCCAGGTCCCCCCGTGTCGGCGATGCCCAGGCCCCCGTGTCGGAGATGCCCAGGTCCCCCCGTGTCGGCGATGCCCAGGTCCCCCCGTGTCGGCGATGCCCAGGTCCCAGTGTCGGAGATGCCCAGGTCCCCCCGTGTCGGCGATGCCCAGGTCCCCCCGTGTCGGCGATGCCCAGGTCCCCCCGTGTCGGCGATGCCCAGGCCCCCGTGTCGGAGATGCCCAGGTCCCCCCGTGTCGGCGATGCCCAGGTCCCCCAGTGTCAGAGATGCCCAGGTCCCGGTGTCGGCGATGCCCAGGTCCCAGTGTCGGCGATGCCCAGGTCCCAGTGTCGGAGATGCCCAGGTCCCCCAGTGTCGGAGATGCCCAGGCCCCAGTGTCGGCGATGCCCAGGTCCCAGTGTCGGAGATGCCCAGGTCCCAGTGTCGGAGATGCCCAGGTCCCCCCGTGTCGGCTGATTATCCTCTCCTTGTCGCTTTGTAAGAAGCCGAGCCAATCACAGCATCCGGAGCCGTGA